Genomic window (Xenopus laevis strain J_2021 chromosome 3S, Xenopus_laevis_v10.1, whole genome shotgun sequence):
gactgtacctccaaaaaagggacagttgggaggtatggtaaatcttagtaaacctttaaaataaactaatgtaaaattgatgagggggcttttctaaacacttttgtctttcattattcattatttattttcttttgattccaagatattaaggcatacatgtactgttaatatgaatgaattttgttacaacagcgccacctgctggtcagtttcccaccagtctgaccagcaagtagtcaaggaagttgtcaggagaaagaaagaggctgatgttcttctgcttaggaaaatattagaaaactttctcacatctttcttaagcagaagaacatcagcctctttctttctcctgacaacttccttgactacttgctggtcagactggtgggaaactgaccagcaggtggcgctgttgtaacaaaattcattcatattaacagcacatgtatcccgtAATATTtgggaatcaaaacaaaataaataatgaatgtacatggcaaaatggtttagaatagccccctcatcaattttacattcacttattttaaaggtttacttatcctttaaacaaaattagGTTCTTGCATGGGGAGCACTGCCACACCATTTTTAATTCAGCACCTAGGTATCCCTTGCAAGGGCTTGTGTGGGAGCATGCATGGAATGGCGATTTTCTTCAGTCTCATAGTACTACAAACCCACATAGGAAATACCTAGGAACTTGTGAAAAATGCTtctacaggggtccccaatcaaGTATCCCTCAACTATAACCTTCTTAACTTGCAGGTGGATTCTGGGATTGGATGTCCCACAACAGCTTGAAGTAGCAGAGAGGCTTGCACTAGATACACTTCCTTCACTTGCTGATTATTTTGGTGCAAGTCTGGGCATGCAAACCAAACTAAGACCTAACATCTCAGAGAAGGAAACCTGTCAGAGCAAGAATGGGGCTGAGCATTATGCATGCAACCTCTTGCGGTTTGTTCGCTTCTATAGATAACTTTTACTTGACTTTGTGGTAAGCGACAAATGAATGTGTTAGTTTGACAGATGGAGGCAGAGAACGAGGGGGGTTTAGCCACACATATGATTCATTGAGGAGAAACATGACTAGAACTATGGAACTTGAGAAGAAGTAAATGGAACAGCTACCTGCCAAGTAGCTTTCAACCTCCAACATCAACTCTCTGCTCTGAAATAAGTCAGTTTCACAAGAGGAAAGTCCAGACCGGCCATTGCATAACAGTGTTTCCTATTCAGTTTCATTGTGGGATATTTTTAGCTTGTTTGAAGACAACAACAGCAGGTTCCAGTGCAAGGCGCTTTATGCGATGCAAGATGATTTCCTAGTTCCAAAGAGTAAGGAGTTCCCTACAGTGTAGACAGAGGTTAGTTCACAGTCTAGTCCCCTATATTTTCAAGTGTTCCTCCTAAAGCATGAAAGTACCAAAAAAAGTTATGGTTCCATCCTTGACCTGGATAAGTTCTTTATTGGACATCTTGACATAAACCTCTTCGCCCTGCTCTATCAGAAACGTTCCTCCAAGGAAGCTGCTTCCGACCCACATTTTGCCACCTTGGCTATCACAGAACTGCTTTTTATTCTCCATAAGGATTGTCGCATGCTGCAAGTGTGGACTTTTCTTGTACACCCCATGTTGAAAAAAGGTGGAGGCATCTACTTTGGGACAGTCCACGGACCTCAGCTGCAGTTTGGAGTAGATGAAGTAGATCCCGGTCTTATTGAAGAGGAGAGAACCGTTCCTGTACTGAATCTCATGGAGAAATGAAGAACCTTGTTTGGGCTCCCATAACAGCTGTGGTCCTGTATACTGATTTGTCCATTTGCAATCTGAAATGGGGATAAAGAGAGGAAAGATAAGCTAACATGCATTCAATGGCGTCATCCACACAtccatttatgtattttattttcaaagaCATGGGCATCTTTGAGCAAAGAGCTGACCTTGACGGGCTTTTATCTCTAGTTCAACCCCAGTTCAacccatcttttctggaaaaaatatggccttcctatgtttttatcttctttccctattaataacattgggatcagccataatttctacaaaatagaaataaaataccagccacttggcaaccctagctagagtcctgcgcgggacCAGTTTCTAATACCCGGACCCGACCTGAACTTGCAGCCCGCAACCCGAACCGCAACCtgaatatttacccactttgatctgctacctgACCCGGACTctcaactgccttatctgcaacccgacccacaacccgcCGACTACcatcaaactggaagtgacatcatcaaaagtgccCAATAGCCGAGAGGGAGAGGGACAGAAGCAGGTTGCATGGAGAGAGCTGCATCAAGAAGAGAACCCAGTGACTCGCAGACTCGCGAACCCGCAGGCCTGCATCCATACCCATACCTGAAAAGCCTACCCTGGGTCCACGGGGTACCCATGTTTTTTGAGGGtaacccgacctgctgcaggactctaaccctAGCTACACGTGACTGTTTTTAGTCATTGTATATTACTATTTCTCATGTTTCCATTTCCGATCTGCTTCCTAAATAAACATTGCTTTCTTTATTGTTCTACCTTATTTAAGGCCCAAAACAAAATATTATCTTAAGCTCTACATTTCACATACCTGTGACATGAGCTGAGGGTACTGGTGGGCTTCTTGTGTCACCTAGAGATTAAAGGAAGACATGTCAATCTCTGAAGATACAGGACATATAATAACAGACCAGGTTGTAATGGAGTACACAAACAATACAACCAGGACAATAGACTTGCATTATATAAGGCATTCTACACCCacccccaacatgttgctcaccaactccttggatgtcgcaaccagtggcctcaaagcaggggctacattttgtatttctggcttggaggtaaATTGAGTTACATAAAACCAGATGCAATggcaaatagagcctcctgtaggctgccagtccacataggggctgccaaaaaTCTAATCAAACCCCTAAGAGctattttcattcttgtgttgctttccaactttattttatatttgaatgtggctcaaaagGTTGGAGACACCTGGTCTATACTCACTACTCTCTACTGAAATAGAACTTTAACAAGGCTGAACCAATCTAAAGCCTATGGAGACTCCATTGacacaaataattataatatataacaaaatataatcTGCGACATGAAGGGCCATTTCACAATCCCACACATAAGACTTCACAGATACACATGGATGGATGGAGGCAGTGGAATTATGAAAATGGTAGACTTTG
Coding sequences:
- the LOC108703409 gene encoding tumor necrosis factor ligand superfamily member 14; its protein translation is MDTYVQYPMSVFTVQGQVAPVAPTHQPLKKQNKIISQWAIHLAVMVLAVLALSAAAIEIYILRNLQRSLESTQEMMHENFEAQYTTKSGDTRSPPVPSAHVTDCKWTNQYTGPQLLWEPKQGSSFLHEIQYRNGSLLFNKTGIYFIYSKLQLRSVDCPKVDASTFFQHGVYKKSPHLQHATILMENKKQFCDSQGGKMWVGSSFLGGTFLIEQGEEVYVKMSNKELIQVKDGTITFFGTFML